In Candidatus Defluviilinea proxima, a single genomic region encodes these proteins:
- a CDS encoding superoxide dismutase — translation MKILALEHELPDATAEKFQQYAKDEARKVWELVQAGVIRESYFRVDRSEAVLMLECQSVDEARDVLSALPFVQNKLITFELIALKAYPGFERLFT, via the coding sequence ATGAAAATCCTTGCGCTCGAGCATGAACTCCCAGATGCGACAGCAGAGAAATTTCAGCAATACGCCAAAGACGAGGCAAGAAAGGTTTGGGAGTTGGTTCAGGCTGGGGTGATCCGCGAATCATACTTCCGCGTAGATAGAAGCGAGGCTGTGTTAATGCTGGAATGCCAATCGGTGGATGAAGCGCGGGATGTGTTGTCCGCATTGCCGTTCGTCCAAAATAAATTGATCACATTCGAGTTGATCGCACTGAAAGCCTATCCTGGCTTTGAAAGGTTGTTTACGTAA